The following are encoded together in the Verrucomicrobiia bacterium genome:
- the argS gene encoding arginine--tRNA ligase: MLPHQAIQQRLQAAVQKVLPGADSSLVLVRPCPDPKFGDYQTNALMALAKGLKINPRQLATDVTANLDLADWCEQVEIAGAGFLNFRLKPLALAAALNSAAREEHLFFDKTAQPRTIVVDFSSPNVAKPMHVGHIRSTILGDALARVLRLLGHRVITDNHIGDWGTQFGMLLVGWKTILDQERLKADPLAEMERIYKTISPGCDPEKPGFEPATLERARAELVKLQAGDAENLAIWREMLRLSQAQFETIYGRLGVRFDHTLGESFYNPRLQQIVDDLMRRGIAVESRGAKAIFSDASLPPKEDPFLIHREGEWVANPFIIQKQDGGFNYAATDLATLSYRLETWHAGEVIYVTDGRQQLHFRQLFAAFRRWHPEATTRLAHVWFGSILGEDGKPFKTRSGETVRLSDLLDEAEERSLKVVSEKSPGLPEPTRREIARVVGLGAIKYADLLPNRQSDYMFSWDKMLALTGNTAPYLQYAYARIRSIFRKGGVQAPAEDAHQPAITLTAPEELALAKHLLNFGLVLEAVAEEYRPNFLCNYLYDLAGRFTAFYENCPVLKSAPEQRGSRLVLCDLTALVLSQGLRVLGIETLEQM; this comes from the coding sequence GTGCTCCCTCATCAGGCCATCCAACAGCGCCTGCAAGCGGCGGTTCAGAAGGTGCTCCCAGGCGCCGATTCCTCCCTTGTCCTCGTGCGCCCCTGTCCCGACCCCAAATTTGGCGATTATCAGACCAATGCGCTCATGGCTCTGGCCAAGGGCTTGAAAATCAATCCGCGCCAATTGGCAACCGACGTGACCGCCAACCTGGACCTGGCCGATTGGTGCGAACAGGTTGAAATTGCCGGCGCTGGTTTTCTCAATTTCCGCCTCAAACCCCTGGCCCTTGCCGCTGCATTGAACTCCGCAGCCCGGGAGGAGCATTTGTTCTTCGACAAAACCGCGCAGCCCCGAACTATTGTCGTTGATTTCAGTTCGCCGAATGTGGCCAAGCCCATGCACGTCGGCCATATCCGCTCGACGATTCTGGGCGATGCCCTGGCGCGGGTCCTGCGCCTGCTGGGCCATCGCGTCATCACAGATAATCACATCGGCGATTGGGGCACCCAGTTCGGCATGTTGCTGGTGGGTTGGAAAACAATACTCGACCAGGAACGGCTCAAAGCAGACCCGCTGGCTGAAATGGAGCGAATCTATAAAACCATCAGCCCTGGGTGCGACCCTGAGAAACCAGGCTTTGAGCCGGCAACACTCGAACGCGCCCGCGCCGAGTTGGTGAAATTGCAGGCCGGTGATGCCGAGAACCTCGCCATCTGGCGCGAGATGCTCCGGCTCTCACAAGCCCAGTTTGAAACCATTTATGGCCGGTTGGGTGTCCGGTTCGACCACACTCTCGGAGAAAGCTTTTACAATCCTCGTCTCCAGCAGATTGTCGATGATTTGATGCGCCGCGGCATAGCCGTTGAAAGCCGCGGCGCAAAGGCAATCTTCTCGGACGCTTCCCTGCCGCCAAAAGAGGACCCGTTCCTGATCCATCGCGAAGGCGAATGGGTGGCGAACCCATTCATAATCCAGAAGCAGGATGGCGGTTTTAATTATGCCGCAACCGACTTGGCGACCTTGTCCTATCGCCTCGAAACCTGGCACGCCGGCGAGGTCATCTATGTCACTGATGGCCGCCAACAACTCCATTTCCGCCAATTGTTCGCCGCCTTTCGCCGCTGGCATCCCGAGGCCACGACCAGGCTGGCTCACGTCTGGTTCGGCTCCATCCTGGGCGAGGATGGCAAACCATTTAAAACCCGCTCCGGCGAGACGGTCCGGCTTTCAGACCTGCTCGATGAAGCCGAAGAACGCTCCCTCAAGGTGGTCTCGGAAAAGAGCCCCGGCCTGCCTGAACCCACCCGGCGCGAGATCGCGCGGGTCGTCGGGCTGGGGGCAATCAAATATGCCGACCTGCTGCCCAACCGCCAGAGTGATTACATGTTCAGTTGGGACAAGATGCTGGCCCTCACTGGCAACACGGCGCCCTACCTCCAATATGCCTATGCCCGAATTCGCAGCATCTTCAGAAAAGGCGGAGTGCAGGCCCCGGCAGAGGACGCTCACCAACCAGCGATTACCTTAACCGCACCGGAGGAACTCGCCCTGGCCAAGCACCTCCTCAATTTTGGCCTGGTCCTCGAAGCGGTTGCCGAAGAGTACCGCCCAAATTTTCTCTGCAATTACCTCTACGACCTGGCCGGGCGCTTCACGGCCTTTTACGAAAACTGCCCTGTCTTGAAATCTGCGCCCGAGCAGCGCGGCTCCCGTTTGGTTCTATGTGATCTGACTGCCCTTGTGCTTAGCCAGGGCCTGCGTGTCCTCGGAATTGAAACCCTGGAACAGATGTAA
- a CDS encoding kelch repeat-containing protein produces GYGGAGYLDSAELYDPAAAGWAVTASMNSPRFGHTATLLPDGQVLAAGGFSGTAILSSVELYTPS; encoded by the coding sequence GGCTATGGGGGAGCCGGATATTTGGATAGCGCGGAACTGTACGATCCAGCCGCGGCGGGGTGGGCGGTGACTGCGTCCATGAATTCGCCTCGCTTTGGCCACACAGCGACCCTGCTCCCGGACGGCCAGGTGCTGGCGGCTGGCGGGTTTAGCGGGACCGCGATCCTTTCCAGTGTGGAGCTCTACACCCCCTCTTAG
- a CDS encoding PIN domain-containing protein: MMSRAALLDANTLIAAFDESHADHNRADKFLKGLQRFHTSPQTQGAFLRFFTRPWIDASGQRQSPRMGTGEAMAHLERILDLPGHQFLPDDLPFTNVSMRSLSGFKQWNDAYLIALAAKHKLSLATLERKLANMDDPISSVLHVIP, translated from the coding sequence ATGATGAGTAGAGCCGCCCTGCTCGACGCCAATACGCTGATCGCCGCCTTTGACGAGTCGCATGCCGACCACAACCGCGCCGACAAGTTTCTAAAGGGGTTGCAACGATTCCACACCTCACCGCAGACGCAAGGGGCTTTTCTGCGGTTTTTCACTCGCCCCTGGATCGATGCTTCAGGGCAGCGCCAATCTCCGCGAATGGGCACAGGGGAGGCGATGGCTCACTTGGAGAGAATTCTAGATTTGCCCGGGCACCAGTTTCTTCCCGATGACCTCCCGTTCACCAACGTCTCCATGCGCTCACTCAGCGGCTTCAAACAGTGGAATGACGCCTATCTGATCGCCTTGGCGGCGAAACACAAGCTGAGCCTGGCAACACTTGAGCGAAAGCTTGCGAACATGGATGATCCTATATCTTCCGTCCTGCACGTTATTCCGTAG
- a CDS encoding PTS sugar transporter subunit IIA codes for MDLGDILSKEQIVTDLRAATRWEAIDELINNLVASGKIKPQHHDPIAAVVKKRESSMSTGIGFGIGIPHASTDLIDEVVGALGRSKTGVNFDALDNQPVNLVMLFLVPQGQFQKHLHTLANIAKLLHKADFRQALEQAPDADAMLQIIRDQGKK; via the coding sequence ATGGATTTAGGCGATATTCTCAGCAAAGAACAAATCGTTACCGATTTGCGGGCGGCAACTCGTTGGGAAGCCATCGACGAACTCATCAACAATCTGGTCGCCAGCGGCAAGATTAAACCGCAACACCATGACCCTATCGCCGCAGTCGTCAAGAAGCGCGAATCCTCGATGAGCACCGGCATCGGTTTCGGCATCGGAATTCCACATGCCTCGACCGATTTAATAGACGAGGTCGTCGGCGCGCTCGGGCGCTCCAAGACCGGCGTCAATTTTGATGCCCTCGACAACCAGCCGGTCAATCTCGTCATGCTCTTCCTGGTGCCTCAAGGTCAATTTCAGAAACATCTCCACACCCTGGCCAACATCGCCAAGCTCCTTCACAAAGCCGATTTCCGCCAAGCCCTCGAACAGGCTCCCGACGCCGACGCCATGCTGCAGATCATCCGCGATCAGGGGAAGAAGTAG
- a CDS encoding serine protease, whose product MKLGDTVFTIGFPNPQLQGVEPKLTDGKINSLAGAQDDAREFQISAAVQPGNSGGALVNSSGNVVGIVAARLSDIAAFKSSGALPQNVNYAIKSSYVLSLLESLPEVASKLKDPCSIKDRKFQDVVQDAEDATALVLVY is encoded by the coding sequence GTGAAACTAGGAGACACGGTCTTCACGATTGGCTTTCCCAATCCGCAATTACAAGGTGTGGAACCAAAACTGACCGACGGGAAAATCAACAGCCTGGCAGGCGCCCAGGACGATGCACGGGAATTCCAGATCAGCGCAGCAGTGCAGCCCGGCAATTCCGGCGGGGCCTTAGTGAACTCCTCAGGCAACGTCGTCGGTATCGTCGCAGCCCGGTTATCAGACATCGCGGCATTCAAATCCTCAGGCGCCCTTCCTCAGAACGTCAATTACGCAATCAAGAGCTCGTATGTCCTGTCCTTATTGGAGTCGCTGCCCGAAGTGGCCAGCAAACTGAAGGACCCTTGCTCGATCAAAGACCGCAAATTCCAGGATGTCGTGCAGGATGCCGAAGATGCCACCGCGCTGGTCCTCGTTTACTAA